Within Caminibacter pacificus, the genomic segment TATGGCGGACAAACCTCTTCCTTTGATAGAAAAATATTTGGCTCATCCGGTAAGAGACGGAAATATGATTTTGCAAGTATATGACAACAGCGGAAATCCGACTCAAGAAGTAAAAGTTTCAATCGATTCACAAAAAAGCATTAACGACATAATAAGCGACATCAACACTTCCTTACAAAATGCGGGAGTTACCGATACTCAAGCAAAACTTGTCAACGGACAGATAAAATTCGTAGATTCAAACGGCAATGAAAGCCCGAATGTCCTCGTAAAAGACGACGGAAGTTTGCTTTTTAGCGCTCTAAACGAAATAGAATATATGCCTCTATCAAAAATAGACGATACAAAACTCCCTATTCCGATGGATAACGGAACCTTTGACGTAGTGGTATACGACAGCAACGGAGAAGAAAAAGCAAGAAGAACCATAACCGTAAATATGGACTCTAAAGACCCGAGATATTCGACAATCGAAGGTATTATGGCTCAAATAAATACGCCCAATATCGACGACAACCAAAACAACAACCCGAATGATGACGTTGACGATTATTATCAAGCGAAGTTTTTAAACGGAAAATTCATTCTTGCACCTAAACAAGAAGACACTTTCGTAGGGCTCGATAACGACACGGCGAATTTCGGAGGGAGTTTCGGAGTAAATAAATTTTTTGACGGAACCGACAGCTCCAATATCTCTTTAAGACAAGAATTTATCGACGACCCGAGTAAAATTCACGCTTATAAAGCTCCTAACGAGGGTAATAACGAAGTGGCAAACGAAATATTACAACTTCAATTCCAAGATATTACATTTTATAAAGGCGATACGAAAATAACAAATACCATTACAGGATTTTACAGAACGATGACCTCTTCTTTGGCAAACGAAGCGAAAAATACGACCGACCAAAAAGAAGCTGCCGAAACTCTTTATAAATCGGTCTCTAACGAATACTATTCTCTAAGCGGCGTCAATATCGACGAAGAGCTTATAAACCTTGAAAAATTCCAAAGAGGCTATCAAGCCAACGCAAGAGTTATAACTACAATCAACAATATGCTCGACGCCCTATTTGCGATTAAGCAATAGGGTCGTCGTAATCGACTTGAATCAAATCTTCAAATAAATCCCACCCGAAATGCAGCATATCGATTTCGGCTATTTTTTCGAGATATTTACCTCCGTCTTCTCTTACGATATAAACTTCACCTACCATCGTATCTTTCGGATAGAAATTACTTGCTTTTATTTCAAGTTTTTCTTCACCTTTTAATACCATATCTGGAAGCATCAAATCACAAAAGAAATCATAAATAGGCTCTTGCGGTGCGTCGATATCACAAGCCGTATATCCGATTTTCAAGTCGTTGATATCAGGATTTTCGTCATATTCGAAATACCCATCACCATTTGCTTGCAATAAAAGAAGTACGTCGCCTTCATTAAAATTTTCACTAATAAGCTCGTCTACGCTTGTATTTTTATATTCGATATCCTCAAACGTATAAGTTTTATCTTCTATCTCAATCTCCGCCCCGTCAGGTAAAACACCCATAAGTTCCGTAGGCAAATCAACGGCTTCGGCTTCTCCGCTGTCAATATAACTTGCCACTACTTCTTGAAATCTTTCGATATCTTTGGTTTCGCTCAAATCATAACTT encodes:
- the flgK gene encoding flagellar hook-associated protein FlgK, encoding MAISTAYSTALTGLKAHQTALDVTSNNISNASNPDYVRERAIFTTYDGINSIPGDIGIGVKIQSVMRITDTFLFNRFTQTSANVKNLTTKEQYLNEIATYFPDVEDQGLNKDIKDFFDAWQTFASNPNDGAVKVDLAYKTQKMTDDIKTLRGKLKDIQKSLNEEVKTRVDEINSIVKEIADINAKITAHEANGSSHANELRDKRDALEKRLKEIADVKIYKSGVTSQDAQGTTTVDYTENYQISIGGYVLLDNSTSNELVLQDNYQNYNIALKSNTEINDVTDAIKGGELGALLDVRGREFNSNTDPKDGVIGDMLSSLDAFAQGMIRSVNSIYSYSAQESVETDTINKPISVSPDMADKPLPLIEKYLAHPVRDGNMILQVYDNSGNPTQEVKVSIDSQKSINDIISDINTSLQNAGVTDTQAKLVNGQIKFVDSNGNESPNVLVKDDGSLLFSALNEIEYMPLSKIDDTKLPIPMDNGTFDVVVYDSNGEEKARRTITVNMDSKDPRYSTIEGIMAQINTPNIDDNQNNNPNDDVDDYYQAKFLNGKFILAPKQEDTFVGLDNDTANFGGSFGVNKFFDGTDSSNISLRQEFIDDPSKIHAYKAPNEGNNEVANEILQLQFQDITFYKGDTKITNTITGFYRTMTSSLANEAKNTTDQKEAAETLYKSVSNEYYSLSGVNIDEELINLEKFQRGYQANARVITTINNMLDALFAIKQ